In the genome of Corvus moneduloides isolate bCorMon1 unplaced genomic scaffold, bCorMon1.pri scaffold_180_arrow_ctg1, whole genome shotgun sequence, the window tcagcagaacagctgctcctctgctgctcctctgctctcttacccCGGTCCGGGAAGGAAGGGTACCCCGTCAAAAGCTCAACAGCGCAGAGCCCCaaggctgctgtgggcagcagggcccagGGGCCGTTCCCACCCGCAGCGCTCCTGTCCTGGGCTGGGCCTGCACAGGGGCTGGGGCACCATGGCTGGGGCAGCGGGGCACGGAGGGGCCACGGAGCCGCTGCCGGGGCTGACAGCAAGgccagggacacacagggaatTTCTGGGCATTGCCTGCGCTGGGCAGGGCTGAGtgtggggaaggcagagctcagctggccTCGGTGGCTGCAGGAAAAGCCGAGAGCCCGAAGAGCCCccgtggctgtgctggagaccAAGGCTGGAGGAGGGAAATGAGGGGCTGCTgcgggatggggagggggattGAATTCCAGCAGGCACCGACGGGGGGACTGAGAGACTCAAGGGCTCCTTGGCCTGAGCCTGTCCTGGAAAGGTCTCTCAGCCCTCTGTGCCCATGAAGGGCTccaaggaggagcagagctcatCTAGGCAGGACCCTCATGGAATCCCTGAGGGACAAATGCCAGTGCCTGCCCAGCCTTCCCAACATCCCTGACACCAAAGGCCTTTTCCACATCCCTCAGTTCCAGGTCAGTGCCCAGAACACAGCACAGGCCTGTCCAGGTCCTGGGGCGATTCTGAAGGGGGGCAGCTGTGATTTCTCCCCACAGACCCACCACTCCAGTGTCTCTCTGTTCAGCCCTTGGCTGTCCTGAGCACTTTCCCTGGAGCCTCCCTGCCCCGGACGTTTGTCTCCATGCAGttctcagcacagcccagcaaaGAATTCAGGTGCTTTCCCAGAGGACATTACTCTGGGAGTGAAGTGGCCTCAGGGCACTGTTTGTGCCCCCGGAATTGTGCCAGCCCCGAGTGCTGCTGATGGTGTTTGTGCTCACTCGGGTTCATCTCCCCACACCCACTCGATGCACTGCTGAAGGCTCCTCAGGACAGAGCAAACACGGACTGCTGGCCTGGTCACTTGGTGTCCCTCCGTGCAGGGACAAACAACCTCCTGCAGGTGAGGGCAGAGGCCAGGGCTGGGATTGCTGGTGGCAGGGGCTGGTGTGGGACACTTGCCCTGGGCACCTTCCCAGGCTGTCCTGGGACAAAGGcacagcccaggccctgctctgctgctccctcggGTCCATCCCaggagctctggctgtgccaggacacTGCTGCGTGCCCCCCCTGCACACTCCCCCCTGCCCCTTGGCACTGGGGTTTGCTTTGCCAGGGCATTCCTGGGGCACATTCCTGACAGTAGCTCTGGAGGAGAGCAAagccttcctgccctgccctcagGAGATGCCCTTtgctgatggagctgctgtgctgaaccctggctgtgtcccagcagtgcccatggcctgtccctgcctgtggtcACAGCACGGACACGCAGCAGGACAGTGACCGAGCTGCCCGAGCACTCCGGCCTTGCACCCTcagaagggctgggaaagggagtgTGGAGCTAGGAAGAGCAGAGGTGGGAAGAGGCAGGGCCAttgtccctggctgtgctgctgtgctgggagtctcttccctccagctgtgcccacaggcactgcccctgcagagccagagaagGGCTGAGGAGCAAACCTTGGACACAAAGGTCAGGGCAGCCCCTTGTTTTTATTCAAATGCACAGGGAAGAAGCCTCCTGAAAGCCTCTGtgtttcaaaagaaatgtaGATGTTCGTGTAGAAATGCTAGGAGTAGTACTACAGTACTttataaaaagcagaataacaccagaaaaagagtaagaaaaagcACCAATGGAAATATGgacaaagaggggaaaaaaggccaAGATTGTAAAGCGTTACATTCTGAAGGTTCTGGAGCAGAAAAGAGAGAGTTTATTGCTTCTGAGAAGCATCCTAGTCATCACTTTCCTCAGGGCATCCCTGAGCTCCTGGTTCCTCAGGCTGTAGATGAGGGGGTTCAGGGCTGGAGGCACCACTGAGTACAGAACTGACAGGGCCACATCCAGGGATGACGAGGAGATGGAGGGGGGCTTCAGGTAGGCAAAAAAGCCAGTGCTGAGGAACAGAGAGAGCACGGCCAGGTGAGGGAGGCACATGGAAAAGGCTTTGTGCCGTCCCTGCTCAGAGGGGATCCTCAGCACGGCCCTGGAGATCTGCACATAGGAGAAAAGCATGAACACAAAACAGCCAAACACCAAACAGACACTGACAGCAATGAGCCCAAGTTCCCTGAGGTAGGATTTGGAGCAGGAGAGCCTGAGGATGTGTGAGATTTCACAGAAGAACTGGCCCAGGGCATTGCACTggcacaggggcagggaaaaTGTATTGGCCgtgtgcagcagagcagtgagaaAGGCACtggcccaggcagctgctgccatgtgggcacaagctctgctgcccaggagggTCCTGTAGTGCAGAGCTTTGCAGATGGACACGTAGCGGTCGTAGCACATGATGGTGAGGAGGAAATCCTCTGTTCCAAGGAAGAAGACAATCAGAAACACCTGAGCAGCACATGCTGTGTAGGAGATGTGCCTGGTACCCCAGAGGGAATTGTGCATGGCTTTGGGGACAGTGGTGCAGCTGGAGCCCAGGTCGGTGagggccaggctgagcaggaagaagaacatggggctgtgcaggtgctggCCGCAGGCTCCGGCGCTGATGATGAGGCCGTTGCCCAGGAGGGCAGCCAGGGAGATGCCCAGGAAGAGGCagaagtgcaggagctgcagctgccgcGTGTCTGCCaatggcagcaggaggaaggggctgatggagctgctgttggACATTCCTTCACTCTGGGCATTGTGGACTATTGAAATAAGGCATTGACAAGCTGGGACAGATTCCCCTGAGTCAATCCTATGCTATTTTCTTAGGAATTCCCGCAAAACCACTTCTCCTCCTGTGTCACAACTTGGCTAAGCTTTTTGATTTCTGAGCTGAggtttgtgctgctgcctcatCCTCAGCATTGCTCTCAGCCTGAACACTGGGGGCCCAGAGGGAAAACAgggctccctgtgccccagtGCAGTCGGGCCTGCTGGTCCCCACACAGGTGCCCTTTGCTCATTGCACCTCCCTCTAATTCAGGGTGATTGTACTTAAAATGGgcttgaaaaataaagtgaCTTTTTGAAGGCTCCAATTTCAAAACCATTGCTCTAAACCcatctccctttccctgtgcagctgtggttgctctggctctctgctgcctggagtTGTGCCTCCTGGCAGCTGTTTCTCTGTGTCCAAGGCTTgtccctgccagtgctgccagagcccagcccagccctgggggctcagccctgccctgcagagccctcccagcacagggcactgcccaggggcatctccctggcagcagggcctgAAGGGCAGCTCAGACAAAGGGAGATGCTGCAAGccaaggtgctgctggtgctgtctgcaggcagaggagtgTGAGGAGGCATTTCCTGAGGGAGatctgaggcagagctgctgatcCCCAGTGTGGCAGTGCAGGAGTCTCAGTGACGCAGACAAACCTGAGagcccctttcccttcccttgaGGAGAaagctgagagcagccctggccacgCAGCACCACCTCCCCAGCAGGAGGAGTCTGCCCTGAGGGGGGTCGCTCCTtccacctccagctcctccccagaGCCCATGGGGAGCTCCCAGGCAGGCTGAGAGCTGCCCCTGGCAGGTGGCAGATGCCCTGGCCTGGCAAAGAGccctcagggctgcaggagctgctctgcaggacagccctgggcacccctggctgctgcccaccTTCACAGCCTGCAGCcggccctggcagcaggagccgtcctgccctgtccctctgacggtgcccagggcagccccgCTCTGCAGCACATCCTCCCCCAAGGCAGGAACGGCAGCAGAGCCATCCTCACAGCCATGGCAGCCGTGTCATGGGCCAGCTCTAGAGGATCCCTGCAGCCAGAGACTCACTGTGTCCCACGCTGTGAAGGTTTCTCCAGGAATGAGTTCAGAACTGTCCTTGTAGCTGCTTTAGCCAGCTCTCTGCTCACTCCTCCCAGGTACCTGCAGGCAGtgccctcagccctgctgggctggcagaggagctgctcctcagcagagctgcctctttGAAGCTCTCCTTGGTTGCCAGGAGCTTGAGAGttccctctgtgccaggagcccggcccagctcagcagcacagcagcagcacaaggactTTAATGAGCCTCTCGGGGCTTTGGTGTTGTTCACATCAGACTCAGTCCCTCAGAGTGTCTTCAAAAAACTTCTCAAGAACTCAAAGTCCGATTCAAAGTCCAAAGCTTGTTTAACTTTTAACGTGTCCCAGTGAGGGACACGACTCACGTGAAAGTGTCCCCAGGTTCCAGTCAGAGCAGAACTCTGGAGGCAGCGATGGCAGGTGGGGACAAGCAAGGGAACGGTGTCTCTGGTGCCAAGCGAACCTGGCTGTGTTCCATGAGTGCAAAGGGCCAAGGCCTGAGCCCCGGCCCCTGGCAAGGCAGATCCTGTCCCTCCCTCAGTGCTCAGGGCTCTTCCTGGGGCACTGGGATGTGGGGatgggcagtgcccagggcagcaccaTGGGGTggcccctgccaggctgctgggcagggacaaGGAGGCACTGaggccccagggctgcaggggtcaCTTGTCCCCTCCTGGCCTcagggccagggccagcagccgTGGCCAAAGGGCTGCACAAGTTGGCTCTTTCAGGGccttgcagctgctgcccatccctctgccctctgcagcccaggctgtcccacggtgtccctgccctgcgcctctgtccctgcaggctgtCCTCatccccccggctgccccacCTGGCTGGCCCCTTcctttgctggcagctctgcatcctgcctgcctctgcctgaGCACACAAAGCCTTGGGCTGCTCCAGACTCCTTCTGGGGGACGTGTtgcaccccagccctgcctgggagggAAATTCCTTTCTCCTGGTGTCCACTCTGGgcctccccagctgcccttcgcatacattttctctttctctggcTGTTCTCTACAGTGCCAGAAGGATCCACCATCTCTGAAACCTCCCTTCAGTCCCTCCCAGggctctcctctgctctcctcagtCTCCACTCCACGGAGCACAGAGCTCCTTTGTCCCTATACAGTGGTCAGGTGCTCGAGGCCAAGAGCGCCCGGACAAGAGGGACGGTTCTTTTCCCCAGGAAGGAAACCACAGAAGCCCAGTATTGAAAGATGAAAGGCGGCCACCAGAGGCCAAGGCCAGCCAGACCTGTTGGCCTTGGCAGCTTTTGTCTGGCAGCAATCCTTGGATAGATGGAATTTTGGAGGCCAAATTGCAATTTTGGCCATGGGCAGCTGGGGGAGAAGGATGGTTCTGTTCCACAGGAAGAGAAGCACAGCCCCAGCGTTTCAAAGGCAGCTGAGAGCTGGCCCTCAGGAAGCCAAGGGAAGCTGGACTTGTCAGTCCTGGCAGATTTTGTGTGGGAGCTGTACTTGGATATACAGAATTTTGGAGCAGGATTCCCAATTTTGGCCATGGACACCTGGACttgaaagatgtttttttccatgggaaGAACAGCACAGCCCCTCAGCGTTTCAAAGGCAGATGAGAGGTGGCACCCAAAAGGCCAAGGCCAGCCAGAACTGTCTGTCCTGGCAAGTTTCATATGGGAACAATCCTTACATAATCAAATTTGGATGTAGAATCCCAGTTTTGGCCATGGGCCCCTGGAAGAGAAGGACAGTTCTGTTCCATaggaaggaaagcacagagccCCAGCACTCCAGGGCAGgtgagaagcagctctggccaTGCCAAGGTCAGCCGGAGCTGCCAGGCGGCCCCAGGAGTCcaaggcagccagagctgttccATGTTCCCTTGGTTCCGTGcaccctgcagtgtcacaaagGCCCCTCGGTTCTTTgggcccagcagtgccacagtggCCCCTTGGTTCCATGGAACGCCACAGGGTGACAATGGTCCCCTtggtgccaccagccctgcagggtcacAATGGCCCCTGGGTTCCACGAGGCCACGCAGGGTCACAGTGGTCCCCAGAGGAAGGGCAGCACCGAGCCCCAGGGTTTCAGGGGCAGATGAGACACAGCCACCAGAGGCCAAGGCCGGCCACATCTGTCTGTCCTGGCAGGTTTGTCTGGGAGCAGCCCTTGGATATTGGGAATTTGGGAGGTGGAATCCCAATTTTGACCTTGGGCGCCTGGACAGGAAGGACGGTTCTTTTCCATTGTAGGGAAAGGGTGGAGCCCCAACGTTTTGAAGGCAGATGAGAGGTGGCCCCCAGGAGGCCAAGGCCAGCCAGACCTGTTTGTCTTGGCAGCTTTTGTCTGCGAGCAATCCTTGGATAGAATTTGGGAGGCCTCCAATAAACTCAATCCGTCAGCCCCAAGGCCCGGCTGTGGGGAGTCAGGAAGCACAGAAGGGGAATTGGGGtccaggagggatgggatggcatgggatggcatggcatggcatggcatggcatggcatggcatggcatggggGTGGCATTGTTGGGGTGGGATGAAgtttgggagggatggggtgGTTTGGGCACTTGGAGTGGGGCACtccagggagggaaagcaggagctgcatttggggaggctcctgctgctttttgacAATTTAGGGGCCTCTAGGGGGCTTCTGGGAGGTTGCAGTGAATTTGGGGAAGGTGCCATAAACTCCCCGCAAGTTGGGGGGCTGTGGTGAAGTCCCCCATATTTTTGGGAGGGTGAGAGGACCGCAACTGGGAGGggatcctgctgctttgcaccACTTCAATGGGGTGAGAAGcagcgagggagggagggagggaggaaggaattcggaaggaattcggaaggaattcggaaggaaggaaggaattcggaaggaattcggaaggaaggaaggaaggaattcggaaggaaggaattcggaaggaaggaattcggaaggaaggaaggaaggaaggaattcggaaggaaggaattcggaaggaaggaaggaaggaattcggaaggaattcggaaggaattcggaaggaattcggaaggaaggaaggaattcggaaggaaggaaggaattcggaaggaattcggaaggaattcagaaggaaggaaggaattcggaaggaattcggaaggaattcggaaggaaggaaggaaggaaggaaggaaggaattcggaagggaggaattcggaaggaaggaattcggaaggaaggaattcggaaggaaggaattcggaaggaattcggaaggaaggaaggaaggaaggaattcggaaggaaggaattcggaaggaaggaattcggaaggaattcggaaggaaggaaggaaggaaggaaggaaggaaggaaggaaggaaggaaggaaggaaggaattcggaaggaattcggaaggaaggaattcggaaggaaggaaggaattcggaaggaattcggaaggaattcggaaggaaggaaggaaggaattcggaaggaaggaattcggaaggaaggaattcggaaggaaggaaggaaggaattcggaaggaaggaaggaaggaaggaaggaaggaaggaaggaaggaaggaattcggaaggaaggaaggaattcggaaggaaggaattcggaaggaaggaattcggaaggaaggaaggaaggaaggaaggaaggaaggaaggaaggaattcggaaggaaggaaggaattcggaaggaattcggaaggaattcggaaggaattcggaaggaaggaattcggaaggaaggaaggaaggaattcggaaggaaggaattcggaaggaaggaattcggaaggaaggaaggaattcggaaggaaggaaggaaggaaggaattcggaaggaattcggaaggaattcggaaggaaggaaggaaggaaggaaggaattcggaaggaaggaaggaaggaattcggaaggaaggaattcggaaggaaggaattcggaaggaattcggaaggaattcggaaggaaggaaggaaggaaggaattcggaaggaaggaattcggaaggaaggaattcggaaggaaggaaggaaggaattcggaaggaaggaattcggaaggaaggaattcggaaggaaggaaggaattcggaaggaattcggaaggaaggaattcggaaggaaggaaggaattcggaaggaattcggaaggaattcggaaggaaggaaggaaggaattcggaaggaaggaattcggaaggaaggaattcggaaggaaggaaggaaggaattcggaaggaaggaaggaaggaaggaaggaaggaaggaaggaaggaaggaaggaaggaaggaaggaaggaaggaaggaattcggaaggaaggaaggaattcggaaggaaggaattcggaaggaaggaattcggaaggaaggaaggaaggaaggaattcggaaggaaggaaggaattcggaaggaattcggaaggaaggaattcggaaggaaggaaggaaggaaggaatttggaaggaattcggaaggaatttggaaggaaggaaggaaggaaggaaggaaggaaggaaggaaggaaggaaggaaggaaggaaggaaggaaggaaggaaggaaggaaggaaggaaggaaggaaggaaggaaggaaggaaggaattcggaaggaaggaattcggaaggaaggaaggaattcggaaggaaggaattcggaaggaaggaattcggaaggaaggaaggaaggaaggaattcggaaggaaggaaggaattcggaaggaaggaattcggaaggaaggaaggaaggaaggaattcggaaggaattcggaaggaaggaattcggaaggaaggaattcggaaggaaggaaggaaggaaggaaggaaggaaggaattcggaaggaaggaattcggaaggaaggaattcggaaggaaggaattcggaaggaaggaaggaaggaaggaaggaaggaaggaaggaaggaaggaaggaaggaaggaaggaaggaaggaaggaaggaaggaaggaaggaaggaaggaaggaaggaaggaaggaaggaaggaattcggaaggaattcggaaggaaggaaggaaggaaggaaggaattcggaaggaaggaaggaattcggaaggaattcggaaggaattcggaaggaattcggaaggaaggaattcggaaggaaggaattcggaaggaaggaaggaaggaattcggaaggaaggaattcggaaggaaggaaggaattcggaaggaaggaaggaattcggaaggaaggaaggaagcccCTTACAGGTGGGCTCAAGAGCGTGGCATTGCCATGTCACTCGATATGAGTAGAACTAGAATTGCTCAATGCCCTGTGTGCCACCATATATACAAACGCCCAGTGCCAAACTTTGTAAAAGGACCGCTGGGGAGAGGAAAATTGCCCGGACCAACTTGGCAAATGGATTACATTGGACCTTTACCCCAGGACCGAGGGTGTAAATATATCTGCCGTAGACACATATCCTGGGTATTTGATTGCCCATCCTTGTGAGAAGGCCACTCAGCATAGCACCATCTGTACTATAGACACAATAATTCTGTATTACGGAATGCCATTACCGAGTCAAACAGATAATGGGTCTCATTTCCAGAACAAATTCATTCAGCAGTACGCTGAGCAGAAAAACATTCCGTGGGGTTTTCACATACCATATTATCCCCAAGCTGTGGGATTACCTGAGCGAATGAATGGGCTATTGAAAGAGCAGTGGAGAAACCTGGGAGATGGACACCTGTCCTGGTGGAGAACCCATCTCACTGATGCACTGCACATCCTTAACAATAGGCTCATCAGGGACATGGCCACAAAGGCAGGGGACGGGGCTCAGAGTCAAAGTATGTCATGATTTGGTCAGAGAAACATGGTCTCTTGACACCTCCCTAGGTAAGGGAAGCTCCCAAAGATGGGGACATGACGAACGGCCACCTGAGAGAGTCATACAACATTATGGACCGGCTCCATGGAGCCCTAGCCAATTGGTGTCAGGGGCCAGAGAACCTGCCTATAATCTGAATTGGATAATAAGACTGCAAGCTGTCTCGGAGATAATTGTTGGAAAAGTTTGGGGACTTCGGCGAGGGAAGACATAGCAGAACAACCAATATGgctgataaaagcaagctccgtttattagcaatccagaggcacttatatagtatatCAGCTTGTTAACACTTTATTGGCTTAAACCTATCAAGgcgcatttctgcttctacataattaGACTACATTGGCAACCTTCTActagttatgttatgattaaagaattcagagttcaccctcccttctcctggtcagtacatcttatctgcacagctgcacatcctcaAAACTCCCTGGTTGTTCTCAGgcttgtttctcacacaggcatttgcttgcaggctttttccttgcaggcctttgctttgtacagttcttttattgatcccataattctatcaatgacccatgcccctgatcctctaaccattcttcAACAGATAATAACTAACCAGACGGCTGCCACTCCTGACCTTATGGCCGACCAATCCACGCAAACGCGGAATGCGATTTTCCAGCATCGCGTGGTTTTAGACTACCGGCAGAAAAAGGAGGAGTTTGCAGGAAATGAATTTGCAAGAAAATGAATCCAACTGTCGCTTACAAATTGATGACAATGGAGAAGTAGGAAAACAGACAACTAGGGAGATGAGAAAATTAGCCCATGTACCAACCCAGACATGGGAATGTTGGGAACCAGATATATTCTTGTGGCTGCCAGGGAGTCTGTGGCTCAAAGGggccctttctcctttccctttgtgCAGCTGCTACCTTCTTGTTTATTCCTTGTTTCGCTCCTTGTATTGTACGACTCATCCAGCACACAGTACAGGGAAGGCAGCTCGCAGCTACGCCTCAGGATCAACCAACCCTATATGCAACAACTGCAGAGGCAGAGTGACAACCATGATTCATCCTGTAAGTCAGAGGAGCAACTGATGTGCTGAGGCCTGAGCAGCAGGCCTCAGCCGGAGCTGACCTACAAGATGAACCCTGGCCAATCTGTGACTAACACCATCAGTATTATTCAGCTAAAAACAGATGACAAAGATACTTATGCTAGCTGTTTAACGCCAAACGGGCTGCTTTAGAAACTTT includes:
- the LOC116438932 gene encoding olfactory receptor 14J1-like — protein: MSNSSSISPFLLLPLADTRQLQLLHFCLFLGISLAALLGNGLIISAGACGQHLHSPMFFFLLSLALTDLGSSCTTVPKAMHNSLWGTRHISYTACAAQVFLIVFFLGTEDFLLTIMCYDRYVSICKALHYRTLLGSRACAHMAAAAWASAFLTALLHTANTFSLPLCQCNALGQFFCEISHILRLSCSKSYLRELGLIAVSVCLVFGCFVFMLFSYVQISRAVLRIPSEQGRHKAFSMCLPHLAVLSLFLSTGFFAYLKPPSISSSSLDVALSVLYSVVPPALNPLIYSLRNQELRDALRKVMTRMLLRSNKLSLFCSRTFRM